One segment of Leptospirillum ferrooxidans C2-3 DNA contains the following:
- a CDS encoding DUF3427 domain-containing protein: MEPLAYGLYEALLDERLKEIFRLHPDLHPVFGKVDPEEEPSRYVSFVSQVLNQALQESPPEKRIRLVNHLLEQIVLDGGLDDFRDKRLVPDEKSLLLEVTPPHYSGRTGLPRPQTPLAKSSLFTGSPSEPQLAHELLEEMYSADRVDILVSFIKWSGLRLLMEGFEDLLKNRVPVRFITTSYMGASDPPAVEWLSRLPNVEIRVSYDTQRTRLHAKAYLFHRLSGFSTAYIGSSNMSHPAMSSGLEWNLKVTAQDMGHILEKFRVEFETYWNSKEFVPFGRDQNETFRKAILQARKPDKHREAFFFDLRPHPFQERILEALDRDRLVHGRKRNLVVAATGTGKTVVAAFDFRRFHERKNRQARLLFVAHRVEILEQALATFRNVLRDHTFGEILGGGYEPSRLDHLFCSVGMLSSRRLWDRLKSDFYDFIVVDEVHHGPAGSYRPLFEHFSPEVLLGLTATPERMDGESVASDFGNRFSAEIRLPEALEEKLLCPFQYFGVADPVALSEDRFWKNGRFDVSALENVYTGDDVLAKNRLEVILSSLDRYLPDRSSLKGIGFCASQKHARYMAEQFNRRGILSNVILSDVNNPECRNRLDDLSSGKLTFLFTVDKLSEGIDLPSVNAVLFLRPTESLTVFLQQLGRGLRHAPEKDCLTVLDFVGQVHRRYRIDTKLKALLPHHRYSIEREVLEDFPHLPPGCSIRLDRIARKQVLENIRENLKNLSVVIPERLETFESETGRPLTFGNFVTYHDIEPDILLSSRSWSEWKSRARLALVPKDPDLTLLRESLIHASFMNDPEEIRVMKKTITCLQQKDIQQALSISGNWGAPIHRRLWRKKGSLLKMASLEDSFGRLCRNPSILFDLQEILDWALENSDASPSVPELPFRTSLRLHGRYGNEDLQGVLGHFSIETPGLRGVGVIPFKQIKTYALLVTFGKTEKDFSPTTMYADYPINQSLLHWESQSDTKALSEKGQNLIEHKKRGYTILVFARDVKKRNQHTVPFTYLGPVECESHEGERPIRMIWRLLYPMPADMFENNRRGG; the protein is encoded by the coding sequence TTGGAACCTCTCGCCTATGGGCTTTACGAGGCACTTCTTGATGAGAGACTGAAAGAAATTTTCCGTCTTCACCCTGATCTTCACCCGGTTTTTGGAAAAGTCGATCCCGAAGAAGAACCATCGCGCTATGTTTCATTCGTTTCTCAAGTCCTCAATCAGGCTTTACAGGAATCCCCGCCAGAAAAACGGATACGTCTGGTGAATCATCTTCTGGAACAAATTGTTCTTGATGGTGGTCTTGATGATTTCAGGGACAAGCGGCTGGTCCCTGATGAAAAAAGCCTTCTTCTCGAAGTCACCCCGCCCCACTATTCGGGAAGGACCGGTCTTCCCCGTCCCCAAACCCCCCTTGCGAAAAGCTCTCTTTTTACGGGTTCTCCGTCTGAACCCCAGCTTGCCCATGAGTTGCTGGAGGAAATGTACTCGGCTGATCGGGTGGATATTCTGGTATCGTTCATCAAATGGTCCGGACTGAGACTATTGATGGAAGGTTTTGAGGATCTCTTGAAAAACAGGGTCCCTGTTCGCTTCATTACAACCTCCTATATGGGGGCTTCCGATCCGCCGGCTGTTGAATGGCTTTCTCGCCTGCCAAATGTTGAGATACGGGTTTCCTATGACACCCAGCGGACCCGCCTTCATGCCAAGGCCTATCTTTTCCACCGCCTGTCGGGATTCTCCACCGCATATATCGGTTCCTCGAACATGTCCCATCCGGCAATGAGCAGCGGTCTTGAGTGGAATCTGAAAGTGACAGCCCAGGATATGGGACATATCCTGGAGAAGTTTCGTGTGGAATTTGAGACTTACTGGAACAGTAAAGAGTTTGTCCCTTTCGGTCGTGATCAGAATGAAACATTCAGAAAAGCCATCTTACAGGCGAGAAAACCCGACAAACATCGGGAGGCTTTTTTCTTCGATTTGCGGCCGCATCCTTTTCAGGAAAGGATTCTGGAAGCTCTTGACCGTGATCGCCTTGTTCATGGACGGAAGAGAAATCTGGTGGTTGCTGCGACAGGGACCGGAAAAACCGTTGTGGCCGCCTTTGATTTCAGGCGGTTCCATGAGCGGAAAAATCGACAGGCCAGACTTCTGTTTGTTGCGCACAGGGTGGAAATTCTTGAACAGGCACTGGCCACATTCCGAAATGTCCTTCGGGATCATACTTTTGGCGAAATCCTTGGAGGGGGTTACGAACCCTCACGTCTGGATCATCTTTTTTGCTCAGTGGGAATGTTGTCTTCCCGGAGGCTCTGGGATCGACTCAAAAGCGATTTTTACGACTTCATCGTGGTTGATGAAGTCCATCATGGTCCTGCGGGAAGTTATCGACCTCTCTTTGAGCACTTTTCTCCGGAAGTCCTTCTGGGGCTTACCGCGACTCCGGAAAGAATGGATGGGGAAAGTGTCGCTTCCGATTTCGGCAATCGGTTTTCCGCAGAGATACGGTTGCCCGAAGCGCTGGAAGAAAAGCTTCTTTGTCCGTTTCAATACTTTGGAGTGGCAGACCCTGTTGCATTGTCAGAGGACCGTTTCTGGAAAAATGGGCGGTTTGATGTTTCCGCACTGGAAAATGTTTACACCGGTGATGATGTTTTGGCGAAAAACCGGCTGGAAGTGATCCTGTCCTCACTCGATCGATATCTTCCGGACCGATCTTCTCTTAAGGGAATCGGTTTTTGCGCCAGCCAGAAGCATGCGAGATATATGGCTGAGCAGTTTAATCGTCGAGGCATCTTGTCGAATGTCATCTTGTCGGATGTCAATAATCCTGAATGTCGCAATCGTCTGGATGATCTGTCTTCGGGGAAACTGACGTTTCTTTTCACTGTGGACAAGCTGAGTGAGGGAATCGATTTGCCATCGGTGAATGCTGTTCTTTTTCTCCGTCCCACAGAGAGTCTGACGGTGTTTCTGCAGCAGTTGGGGCGTGGCTTGCGCCATGCCCCGGAAAAAGACTGTCTCACTGTCCTGGACTTTGTTGGTCAGGTTCATCGGAGATACCGGATCGATACCAAACTGAAGGCCCTTCTTCCTCACCATCGCTATTCGATTGAACGGGAAGTTCTGGAGGATTTTCCCCATCTTCCCCCTGGTTGCTCGATCCGCCTTGACCGGATTGCCCGGAAGCAAGTTCTTGAAAATATCCGTGAGAACCTGAAAAACTTGTCGGTGGTCATTCCAGAGCGACTGGAAACCTTCGAGTCTGAAACGGGTCGCCCTCTCACTTTTGGAAATTTTGTCACGTACCACGATATCGAGCCGGACATTCTCCTGTCCTCCAGAAGCTGGAGTGAGTGGAAATCAAGGGCTCGTCTTGCGTTGGTGCCAAAAGATCCGGATCTCACCCTTCTTCGGGAATCACTGATTCATGCCTCTTTCATGAATGATCCGGAGGAAATTCGGGTGATGAAAAAAACCATCACCTGTCTTCAGCAAAAAGATATTCAGCAGGCGCTCTCCATTTCGGGAAACTGGGGAGCACCGATCCATCGGAGACTTTGGCGGAAAAAAGGCAGCCTTCTCAAGATGGCTTCCCTGGAGGATTCTTTCGGGCGTCTTTGCAGGAATCCTTCCATTCTTTTTGATCTTCAGGAGATTTTGGACTGGGCGCTGGAGAACAGTGATGCAAGTCCGAGTGTTCCGGAGCTTCCTTTCAGGACATCGCTTCGTCTTCACGGGCGCTATGGAAATGAAGACCTGCAGGGGGTCCTTGGCCACTTTTCCATTGAAACTCCGGGGCTACGGGGTGTTGGAGTCATTCCCTTCAAACAGATCAAAACCTATGCGCTTCTTGTCACCTTTGGAAAAACGGAAAAGGACTTTTCCCCGACAACAATGTATGCGGATTACCCGATTAACCAGAGCCTCCTTCACTGGGAGTCCCAGTCCGATACGAAAGCTTTATCCGAAAAAGGACAAAATCTGATCGAACACAAGAAGCGGGGATACACGATCCTTGTTTTTGCCCGCGATGTGAAGAAAAGGAATCAGCATACAGTGCCCTTCACCTATCTTGGTCCGGTCGAATGCGAGAGCCATGAAGGGGAGAGGCCCATCCGGATGATATGGAGGTTGCTCTACCCGATGCCTGCTGACATGTTTGAAAACAACAGGCGGGGCGGATGA
- a CDS encoding uracil-DNA glycosylase family protein, with translation MMLILENVIQKRVHKERAPSYPSLSSLLEAVRGCRACESSLPMGPRPVLACDERSRVLIVGQAPGLRVHETGIPWNDRSGERLREWMGIDRETFYDASRIAIIPMGYCYPGKGERGDLPPRTECASMWLGELLKWLPRIELCLLLGLYSQRYFLGDGLSLTDRVFSWRSYPSGVIPLPHPSPRNALWFKKNEWFSKELLPDLRLRVGKALSACDEKPLIGDPAEESLPKLPKRIGRKKNPPHDLAG, from the coding sequence ATGATGCTCATTCTGGAAAATGTGATCCAAAAAAGGGTCCATAAAGAGAGGGCACCCTCATATCCGTCTCTCTCTTCCCTCCTGGAGGCGGTTCGAGGCTGTCGGGCCTGTGAATCCTCTTTGCCGATGGGCCCCAGACCCGTTCTGGCCTGCGATGAGCGTTCGAGAGTCCTGATTGTGGGGCAGGCACCTGGTCTCCGCGTTCATGAAACCGGTATCCCCTGGAATGATCGGAGCGGGGAGCGTCTGAGAGAGTGGATGGGGATTGACCGGGAGACTTTTTATGACGCGTCGCGTATTGCAATCATTCCAATGGGGTATTGCTATCCTGGCAAGGGGGAGCGGGGTGACCTGCCTCCCAGAACAGAATGCGCATCCATGTGGCTTGGGGAACTTTTAAAGTGGCTTCCCCGGATTGAACTTTGTCTTCTTCTCGGTCTTTATTCCCAGCGATATTTCCTGGGAGATGGCCTGTCCTTGACGGACAGGGTTTTCTCATGGCGTTCCTACCCTTCCGGAGTCATTCCCCTTCCTCATCCATCACCAAGGAATGCCCTCTGGTTCAAGAAGAATGAGTGGTTTTCCAAAGAACTTCTCCCGGATCTCAGGTTGAGGGTGGGGAAAGCTCTTTCGGCATGTGACGAAAAGCCACTCATTGGCGATCCGGCAGAAGAGAGTTTACCCAAACTCCCTAAACGCATTGGTCGCAAGAAAAATCCACCGCATGATCTCGCTGGATGA